The Colias croceus chromosome 18, ilColCroc2.1 genome has a window encoding:
- the LOC123699558 gene encoding uncharacterized protein LOC123699558 isoform X2: protein MDPEDEIELQYKVPDDFPKIHTKCNSNRPHTSPHVSTETTIPSTSGLQTAENADSMRKNDEAPSNQKEKENEGSISDWVSGGPVGSKGAVLIFRSCVLASRTPSMESTTKTVGNNTGTTILLNKAKNMAKRLVAEPHSFSVRPKTIMHDVMETFGNHTKFTGQAYVVRHVSEAEIPETVSVEEQGHEHKRDIEDVLNDLSKITLKKHLNIENTTANIKPPEEPPPVVKEIKEEKKGKKNKGKSKKNKIQRTISPGNDSDDSEHSLVKVDSVKVLESCHMPAWILRLTYKLVNTETKLLHRLLQAHGLQEACSESKDFNLLWAGLHPKPDVLRSLSPYQRVNHFPRSYELTRKDKLFKNIEKMQYFRGLKHFDFIPTTFLMPGEYKELCTTHYRTKGPWIVKPAASSRGRGIYIVNTPEQIPKGENVVVAKYIDKPLLIGGHKCDLRLYVCVTSIDPLLIYLYEEGLVRFATVKYDKTNKNLWNPCMHLCNYSINKYHTDYIKCDDPNAGNIGHKWTLSALLRHLRKQGRNTAALMAAIEDLVVKSILSSAQTITAAARVFVPNLFNCFELFGYDILVDDMLKPWLLEINLSPSLACESPLDARVKSALLADTLTLVGLPAVPMSRADTAPQSLKMRIGACRRVHSAENVNVRGKNPTTQGQAGQTQGQTLGNSLTGEELRIVRAVRAQYARRGGFVRIFPSQNSWQKYSQYLDPVSGIPVCSTSLNNNVPYTVVQHNYNLLVHSHVLPHFQHAAAATSLTDTPQRLKRYEAACIAGAAPAVQISTPADTTTPPRDARRAKELIKRQINDGMKLTMGEGRRAFGLYLTHVLKRISSPSNELGAQHAALVLRFLRRASASLRMPYNGPSAKMCDKDRCAIIAKQLNDFLYMYYRETDLYTDSADRDGCVSNIHFAHFLYAASEADLEDVLLQVLRSERWVATFLGDTRSALCVDAPPAALARCSRHTLLRHLAALAPLHCRKYRPTPDMSQSESSAAAESESPPPPPYTTSDIVLKDSLKEEKPHNVAIKYAKS, encoded by the exons TCCACATGTATCAACAGAAACCACAATTCCGTCTACATCTGGCCTTCAAACCGCAGAAAACGCAGATAGCATGAGAAAGAATGACGAGGCCCCAAGCAACCAGAAAGAGAAGGAAAATGAAGGGTCCATATCCGACTGGGTTTCCGGCGGGCCGGTCGGCTCCAAGGGCGCCGTCCTGATATTCAGATCGTGCGTCCTAGCATCCAGGACACCCTCGATGGAATCGACGACCAAAACAGTAGGCAATAATACGGGGacaacaattttattgaataaggCGAAGAACATGGCGAAGAGGCTGGTCGCCGAGCCGCATTCCTTCAGCGTGCGGCCGAAGACGATCATGCATGACGTTATGGAGACGTTCGGGAACCACACCAAGTTTACTGGGCAGGCGTACGTCGTTCGGCACGTCAGTGAGGCGGAGATACCAGAGACGGTGTCGGTGGAAGAGCAGGGCCACGAACACAAGAGGGACATTGAAGACGTGCTCAATGATCTCAGTAAAATTACGCTGAAGAAACATTTGAATATAGAGAACACGACCGCTAATATAAAACCCCCAGAAGAACCTCCGCCAGTTGTTAAAg AGATTAAAGAAGAAAAGAAGGGTAAAAAGAACAAAGGGAAAagtaaaaagaataaaatacaaagGACGATATCGCCCGGCAACGACAGCGACGACTCTGAACATTCTCTAGTCAAAGTTGATAGTGTTAAG GTATTAGAAAGCTGTCACATGCCGGCCTGGATACTCCGGCTCACGTACAAGCTAGTGAACACGGAGACAAAGCTCCTCCACCGCTTGCTGCAAGCGCACGGGCTTCAAGAGGCCTGCTCCGAGTCGAAGGACTTCAACCTTCTGTGGGCGGGGCTGCATCCGAAGCCCGATGTGCTGAGGTCCCTGTCTCCGTATCAACGGGTTAATCACTTTCCGAG ATCATACGAACTCACGCGCAAGGACAAACTGTTCAAGAACATAGAGAAGATGCAGTACTTCCGCGGTCTCAAGCACTTCGACTTCATCCCCACCACGTTCCTGATGCCCGGCGAGTACAAGGAACTATGTACCACGCATTATCGTACCAAGGGGCCGTGGATTGTGAAACCGGCCGCTTCTAGCAGAGGCCGCGGGATTTATATTGTCAACACG CCAGAACAAATACCAAAAGGCGAGAACGTAGTAGTAGCTAAATACATAGACAAGCCGCTCCTCATTGGCGGACACAAGTGCGATCTGCGCTTGTACGTGTGCGTGACGTCAATAGACCCTTTACTGATATATTTGTATGAAGAAGGACTGGTTAGATTTGCTACTGTGAAGTATGATAAAACGAACAAGAACTTGTGGAACCCGTGCATGCATCTGTGTAATTAcagcataaataaataccacACAGATTATATCAA ATGTGACGACCCGAACGCCGGTAACATCGGGCACAAATGGACGCTCTCAGCACTATTACGTCACTTGCGTAAACAGGGACGTAACACAGCGGCTCTGATGGCGGCCATTGAAGACCTAGTTGTCAAGTCGATATTGTCCTCAGCGCAGACTATAACGGCGGCTGCGAGGGTGTTTGTGCCTAATTTGTTTAATTGCTTCG agcTATTTGGCTATGACATACTGGTGGACGATATGTTGAAACCGTGGCTATTGGAAATCAATTTATCTCCTAG CTTAGCGTGCGAGAGTCCTCTAGACGCTCGTGTGAAATCAGCTCTATTAGCGGACACGCTCACGCTAGTGGGTCTGCCCGCCGTGCCCATGTCGCGGGCTGATACCGCGCCGCAGTCGCTCAAGATGCGGATCGGAGCG TGCCGGCGCGTGCATTCAGCGGAGAACGTCAACGTGCGTGGCAAGAATCCTACCACTCAGGGGCAAGCGGGGCAGACCCAGGGGCAGACTCTGGGCAATTCTCTAACGGGTGAAGAGCTGCGAATCGTGCGCGCGGTGCGGGCGCAGTACGCGCGCCGCGGTGGCTTCGTGCGCATCTTCCCCAGCCAGAACTCGTGGCAGAAGTACTCGCAGTACCTGG ACCCCGTATCGGGCATCCCGGTGTGCTCCACGTCACTGAACAACAACGTGCCGTACACGGTGGTGCAGCACAACTACAACCTGCTGGTGCACTCGCACGTGTTGCCGCACTTCCAGCACGCGGCCGCCGCTACTAGCCTCACTGATACACCGCAGAG GTTAAAGCGCTACGAAGCAGCGTGCATAGCGGGCGCAGCGCCAGCCGTCCAGATCTCAACACCAGCGGACACTACTACACCGCCACGGGATGCGAGACGCGCTAAAGAACTAATTAAACGACAGATCAACGATGGAATGAAGCTCAC CATGGGTGAAGGCAGGCGCGCGTTCGGGCTGTACCTCACGCACGTGCTGAAGCGCATCTCGTCGCCTAGCAACGAGCTGGGCGCGCAGCACGCGGCGCTCGTGCTGCGCTTCCTGCGGCGCGCGTCCGCCTCGCTGCGCATGCCGTACAAT GGCCCGTCCGCGAAGATGTGCGACAAGGACCGGTGCGCTATCATCGCGAAGCAGCTCAACGACTTCCTCTACATGTACTACAGAGAGACGGATCTGTACACGGACAGCGCGGATCGAGACGGATGCGTCTCGAATATACATTTTGCGCACTTTTTGTACGCGGCCAG CGAGGCGGACCTGGAGGACGTGTTGCTGCAGGTGCTGCGCTCGGAGCGCTGGGTGGCGACGTTCCTCGGCGACACGCGCAGCGCGCTGTGCGTCGacgcgccgcccgccgcccTCGCGCGCTGCTCCCGCCACACGCTGCTGCGGCACCTCGCCGCGCTGGCGCCGCTCCACTGCCGCAAGTACAG GCCCACACCAGACATGAGCCAATCAGAATCAAGCGCAGCAGCAGAGTCAGAAAGCCCCCCACCTCCCCCCTACACGACATCCGATATTGTACTAAAGGACTCCCTCAAGGAGGAGAAACCGCATAACGTCGCTATCAAATATGCGAAATCATAG
- the LOC123699558 gene encoding tubulin polyglutamylase TTLL5 isoform X4 → MGKVFFPHVSTETTIPSTSGLQTAENADSMRKNDEAPSNQKEKENEGSISDWVSGGPVGSKGAVLIFRSCVLASRTPSMESTTKTVGNNTGTTILLNKAKNMAKRLVAEPHSFSVRPKTIMHDVMETFGNHTKFTGQAYVVRHVSEAEIPETVSVEEQGHEHKRDIEDVLNDLSKITLKKHLNIENTTANIKPPEEPPPVVKEIKEEKKGKKNKGKSKKNKIQRTISPGNDSDDSEHSLVKVDSVKVLESCHMPAWILRLTYKLVNTETKLLHRLLQAHGLQEACSESKDFNLLWAGLHPKPDVLRSLSPYQRVNHFPRSYELTRKDKLFKNIEKMQYFRGLKHFDFIPTTFLMPGEYKELCTTHYRTKGPWIVKPAASSRGRGIYIVNTPEQIPKGENVVVAKYIDKPLLIGGHKCDLRLYVCVTSIDPLLIYLYEEGLVRFATVKYDKTNKNLWNPCMHLCNYSINKYHTDYIKCDDPNAGNIGHKWTLSALLRHLRKQGRNTAALMAAIEDLVVKSILSSAQTITAAARVFVPNLFNCFELFGYDILVDDMLKPWLLEINLSPSLACESPLDARVKSALLADTLTLVGLPAVPMSRADTAPQSLKMRIGACRRVHSAENVNVRGKNPTTQGQAGQTQGQTLGNSLTGEELRIVRAVRAQYARRGGFVRIFPSQNSWQKYSQYLDPVSGIPVCSTSLNNNVPYTVVQHNYNLLVHSHVLPHFQHAAAATSLTDTPQRLKRYEAACIAGAAPAVQISTPADTTTPPRDARRAKELIKRQINDGMKLTMGEGRRAFGLYLTHVLKRISSPSNELGAQHAALVLRFLRRASASLRMPYNVKGPSAKMCDKDRCAIIAKQLNDFLYMYYRETDLYTDSADRDGCVSNIHFAHFLYAASEADLEDVLLQVLRSERWVATFLGDTRSALCVDAPPAALARCSRHTLLRHLAALAPLHCRKYRPTPDMSQSESSAAAESESPPPPPYTTSDIVLKDSLKEEKPHNVAIKYAKS, encoded by the exons TCCACATGTATCAACAGAAACCACAATTCCGTCTACATCTGGCCTTCAAACCGCAGAAAACGCAGATAGCATGAGAAAGAATGACGAGGCCCCAAGCAACCAGAAAGAGAAGGAAAATGAAGGGTCCATATCCGACTGGGTTTCCGGCGGGCCGGTCGGCTCCAAGGGCGCCGTCCTGATATTCAGATCGTGCGTCCTAGCATCCAGGACACCCTCGATGGAATCGACGACCAAAACAGTAGGCAATAATACGGGGacaacaattttattgaataaggCGAAGAACATGGCGAAGAGGCTGGTCGCCGAGCCGCATTCCTTCAGCGTGCGGCCGAAGACGATCATGCATGACGTTATGGAGACGTTCGGGAACCACACCAAGTTTACTGGGCAGGCGTACGTCGTTCGGCACGTCAGTGAGGCGGAGATACCAGAGACGGTGTCGGTGGAAGAGCAGGGCCACGAACACAAGAGGGACATTGAAGACGTGCTCAATGATCTCAGTAAAATTACGCTGAAGAAACATTTGAATATAGAGAACACGACCGCTAATATAAAACCCCCAGAAGAACCTCCGCCAGTTGTTAAAg AGATTAAAGAAGAAAAGAAGGGTAAAAAGAACAAAGGGAAAagtaaaaagaataaaatacaaagGACGATATCGCCCGGCAACGACAGCGACGACTCTGAACATTCTCTAGTCAAAGTTGATAGTGTTAAG GTATTAGAAAGCTGTCACATGCCGGCCTGGATACTCCGGCTCACGTACAAGCTAGTGAACACGGAGACAAAGCTCCTCCACCGCTTGCTGCAAGCGCACGGGCTTCAAGAGGCCTGCTCCGAGTCGAAGGACTTCAACCTTCTGTGGGCGGGGCTGCATCCGAAGCCCGATGTGCTGAGGTCCCTGTCTCCGTATCAACGGGTTAATCACTTTCCGAG ATCATACGAACTCACGCGCAAGGACAAACTGTTCAAGAACATAGAGAAGATGCAGTACTTCCGCGGTCTCAAGCACTTCGACTTCATCCCCACCACGTTCCTGATGCCCGGCGAGTACAAGGAACTATGTACCACGCATTATCGTACCAAGGGGCCGTGGATTGTGAAACCGGCCGCTTCTAGCAGAGGCCGCGGGATTTATATTGTCAACACG CCAGAACAAATACCAAAAGGCGAGAACGTAGTAGTAGCTAAATACATAGACAAGCCGCTCCTCATTGGCGGACACAAGTGCGATCTGCGCTTGTACGTGTGCGTGACGTCAATAGACCCTTTACTGATATATTTGTATGAAGAAGGACTGGTTAGATTTGCTACTGTGAAGTATGATAAAACGAACAAGAACTTGTGGAACCCGTGCATGCATCTGTGTAATTAcagcataaataaataccacACAGATTATATCAA ATGTGACGACCCGAACGCCGGTAACATCGGGCACAAATGGACGCTCTCAGCACTATTACGTCACTTGCGTAAACAGGGACGTAACACAGCGGCTCTGATGGCGGCCATTGAAGACCTAGTTGTCAAGTCGATATTGTCCTCAGCGCAGACTATAACGGCGGCTGCGAGGGTGTTTGTGCCTAATTTGTTTAATTGCTTCG agcTATTTGGCTATGACATACTGGTGGACGATATGTTGAAACCGTGGCTATTGGAAATCAATTTATCTCCTAG CTTAGCGTGCGAGAGTCCTCTAGACGCTCGTGTGAAATCAGCTCTATTAGCGGACACGCTCACGCTAGTGGGTCTGCCCGCCGTGCCCATGTCGCGGGCTGATACCGCGCCGCAGTCGCTCAAGATGCGGATCGGAGCG TGCCGGCGCGTGCATTCAGCGGAGAACGTCAACGTGCGTGGCAAGAATCCTACCACTCAGGGGCAAGCGGGGCAGACCCAGGGGCAGACTCTGGGCAATTCTCTAACGGGTGAAGAGCTGCGAATCGTGCGCGCGGTGCGGGCGCAGTACGCGCGCCGCGGTGGCTTCGTGCGCATCTTCCCCAGCCAGAACTCGTGGCAGAAGTACTCGCAGTACCTGG ACCCCGTATCGGGCATCCCGGTGTGCTCCACGTCACTGAACAACAACGTGCCGTACACGGTGGTGCAGCACAACTACAACCTGCTGGTGCACTCGCACGTGTTGCCGCACTTCCAGCACGCGGCCGCCGCTACTAGCCTCACTGATACACCGCAGAG GTTAAAGCGCTACGAAGCAGCGTGCATAGCGGGCGCAGCGCCAGCCGTCCAGATCTCAACACCAGCGGACACTACTACACCGCCACGGGATGCGAGACGCGCTAAAGAACTAATTAAACGACAGATCAACGATGGAATGAAGCTCAC CATGGGTGAAGGCAGGCGCGCGTTCGGGCTGTACCTCACGCACGTGCTGAAGCGCATCTCGTCGCCTAGCAACGAGCTGGGCGCGCAGCACGCGGCGCTCGTGCTGCGCTTCCTGCGGCGCGCGTCCGCCTCGCTGCGCATGCCGTACAATGTAAAG GGCCCGTCCGCGAAGATGTGCGACAAGGACCGGTGCGCTATCATCGCGAAGCAGCTCAACGACTTCCTCTACATGTACTACAGAGAGACGGATCTGTACACGGACAGCGCGGATCGAGACGGATGCGTCTCGAATATACATTTTGCGCACTTTTTGTACGCGGCCAG CGAGGCGGACCTGGAGGACGTGTTGCTGCAGGTGCTGCGCTCGGAGCGCTGGGTGGCGACGTTCCTCGGCGACACGCGCAGCGCGCTGTGCGTCGacgcgccgcccgccgcccTCGCGCGCTGCTCCCGCCACACGCTGCTGCGGCACCTCGCCGCGCTGGCGCCGCTCCACTGCCGCAAGTACAG GCCCACACCAGACATGAGCCAATCAGAATCAAGCGCAGCAGCAGAGTCAGAAAGCCCCCCACCTCCCCCCTACACGACATCCGATATTGTACTAAAGGACTCCCTCAAGGAGGAGAAACCGCATAACGTCGCTATCAAATATGCGAAATCATAG
- the LOC123699558 gene encoding tubulin polyglutamylase TTLL5 isoform X1, which translates to MDPEDEIELQYKVPDDFPKIHTKCNSNRPHTSPHVSTETTIPSTSGLQTAENADSMRKNDEAPSNQKEKENEGSISDWVSGGPVGSKGAVLIFRSCVLASRTPSMESTTKTVGNNTGTTILLNKAKNMAKRLVAEPHSFSVRPKTIMHDVMETFGNHTKFTGQAYVVRHVSEAEIPETVSVEEQGHEHKRDIEDVLNDLSKITLKKHLNIENTTANIKPPEEPPPVVKEIKEEKKGKKNKGKSKKNKIQRTISPGNDSDDSEHSLVKVDSVKVLESCHMPAWILRLTYKLVNTETKLLHRLLQAHGLQEACSESKDFNLLWAGLHPKPDVLRSLSPYQRVNHFPRSYELTRKDKLFKNIEKMQYFRGLKHFDFIPTTFLMPGEYKELCTTHYRTKGPWIVKPAASSRGRGIYIVNTPEQIPKGENVVVAKYIDKPLLIGGHKCDLRLYVCVTSIDPLLIYLYEEGLVRFATVKYDKTNKNLWNPCMHLCNYSINKYHTDYIKCDDPNAGNIGHKWTLSALLRHLRKQGRNTAALMAAIEDLVVKSILSSAQTITAAARVFVPNLFNCFELFGYDILVDDMLKPWLLEINLSPSLACESPLDARVKSALLADTLTLVGLPAVPMSRADTAPQSLKMRIGACRRVHSAENVNVRGKNPTTQGQAGQTQGQTLGNSLTGEELRIVRAVRAQYARRGGFVRIFPSQNSWQKYSQYLDPVSGIPVCSTSLNNNVPYTVVQHNYNLLVHSHVLPHFQHAAAATSLTDTPQRLKRYEAACIAGAAPAVQISTPADTTTPPRDARRAKELIKRQINDGMKLTMGEGRRAFGLYLTHVLKRISSPSNELGAQHAALVLRFLRRASASLRMPYNVKGPSAKMCDKDRCAIIAKQLNDFLYMYYRETDLYTDSADRDGCVSNIHFAHFLYAASEADLEDVLLQVLRSERWVATFLGDTRSALCVDAPPAALARCSRHTLLRHLAALAPLHCRKYRPTPDMSQSESSAAAESESPPPPPYTTSDIVLKDSLKEEKPHNVAIKYAKS; encoded by the exons TCCACATGTATCAACAGAAACCACAATTCCGTCTACATCTGGCCTTCAAACCGCAGAAAACGCAGATAGCATGAGAAAGAATGACGAGGCCCCAAGCAACCAGAAAGAGAAGGAAAATGAAGGGTCCATATCCGACTGGGTTTCCGGCGGGCCGGTCGGCTCCAAGGGCGCCGTCCTGATATTCAGATCGTGCGTCCTAGCATCCAGGACACCCTCGATGGAATCGACGACCAAAACAGTAGGCAATAATACGGGGacaacaattttattgaataaggCGAAGAACATGGCGAAGAGGCTGGTCGCCGAGCCGCATTCCTTCAGCGTGCGGCCGAAGACGATCATGCATGACGTTATGGAGACGTTCGGGAACCACACCAAGTTTACTGGGCAGGCGTACGTCGTTCGGCACGTCAGTGAGGCGGAGATACCAGAGACGGTGTCGGTGGAAGAGCAGGGCCACGAACACAAGAGGGACATTGAAGACGTGCTCAATGATCTCAGTAAAATTACGCTGAAGAAACATTTGAATATAGAGAACACGACCGCTAATATAAAACCCCCAGAAGAACCTCCGCCAGTTGTTAAAg AGATTAAAGAAGAAAAGAAGGGTAAAAAGAACAAAGGGAAAagtaaaaagaataaaatacaaagGACGATATCGCCCGGCAACGACAGCGACGACTCTGAACATTCTCTAGTCAAAGTTGATAGTGTTAAG GTATTAGAAAGCTGTCACATGCCGGCCTGGATACTCCGGCTCACGTACAAGCTAGTGAACACGGAGACAAAGCTCCTCCACCGCTTGCTGCAAGCGCACGGGCTTCAAGAGGCCTGCTCCGAGTCGAAGGACTTCAACCTTCTGTGGGCGGGGCTGCATCCGAAGCCCGATGTGCTGAGGTCCCTGTCTCCGTATCAACGGGTTAATCACTTTCCGAG ATCATACGAACTCACGCGCAAGGACAAACTGTTCAAGAACATAGAGAAGATGCAGTACTTCCGCGGTCTCAAGCACTTCGACTTCATCCCCACCACGTTCCTGATGCCCGGCGAGTACAAGGAACTATGTACCACGCATTATCGTACCAAGGGGCCGTGGATTGTGAAACCGGCCGCTTCTAGCAGAGGCCGCGGGATTTATATTGTCAACACG CCAGAACAAATACCAAAAGGCGAGAACGTAGTAGTAGCTAAATACATAGACAAGCCGCTCCTCATTGGCGGACACAAGTGCGATCTGCGCTTGTACGTGTGCGTGACGTCAATAGACCCTTTACTGATATATTTGTATGAAGAAGGACTGGTTAGATTTGCTACTGTGAAGTATGATAAAACGAACAAGAACTTGTGGAACCCGTGCATGCATCTGTGTAATTAcagcataaataaataccacACAGATTATATCAA ATGTGACGACCCGAACGCCGGTAACATCGGGCACAAATGGACGCTCTCAGCACTATTACGTCACTTGCGTAAACAGGGACGTAACACAGCGGCTCTGATGGCGGCCATTGAAGACCTAGTTGTCAAGTCGATATTGTCCTCAGCGCAGACTATAACGGCGGCTGCGAGGGTGTTTGTGCCTAATTTGTTTAATTGCTTCG agcTATTTGGCTATGACATACTGGTGGACGATATGTTGAAACCGTGGCTATTGGAAATCAATTTATCTCCTAG CTTAGCGTGCGAGAGTCCTCTAGACGCTCGTGTGAAATCAGCTCTATTAGCGGACACGCTCACGCTAGTGGGTCTGCCCGCCGTGCCCATGTCGCGGGCTGATACCGCGCCGCAGTCGCTCAAGATGCGGATCGGAGCG TGCCGGCGCGTGCATTCAGCGGAGAACGTCAACGTGCGTGGCAAGAATCCTACCACTCAGGGGCAAGCGGGGCAGACCCAGGGGCAGACTCTGGGCAATTCTCTAACGGGTGAAGAGCTGCGAATCGTGCGCGCGGTGCGGGCGCAGTACGCGCGCCGCGGTGGCTTCGTGCGCATCTTCCCCAGCCAGAACTCGTGGCAGAAGTACTCGCAGTACCTGG ACCCCGTATCGGGCATCCCGGTGTGCTCCACGTCACTGAACAACAACGTGCCGTACACGGTGGTGCAGCACAACTACAACCTGCTGGTGCACTCGCACGTGTTGCCGCACTTCCAGCACGCGGCCGCCGCTACTAGCCTCACTGATACACCGCAGAG GTTAAAGCGCTACGAAGCAGCGTGCATAGCGGGCGCAGCGCCAGCCGTCCAGATCTCAACACCAGCGGACACTACTACACCGCCACGGGATGCGAGACGCGCTAAAGAACTAATTAAACGACAGATCAACGATGGAATGAAGCTCAC CATGGGTGAAGGCAGGCGCGCGTTCGGGCTGTACCTCACGCACGTGCTGAAGCGCATCTCGTCGCCTAGCAACGAGCTGGGCGCGCAGCACGCGGCGCTCGTGCTGCGCTTCCTGCGGCGCGCGTCCGCCTCGCTGCGCATGCCGTACAATGTAAAG GGCCCGTCCGCGAAGATGTGCGACAAGGACCGGTGCGCTATCATCGCGAAGCAGCTCAACGACTTCCTCTACATGTACTACAGAGAGACGGATCTGTACACGGACAGCGCGGATCGAGACGGATGCGTCTCGAATATACATTTTGCGCACTTTTTGTACGCGGCCAG CGAGGCGGACCTGGAGGACGTGTTGCTGCAGGTGCTGCGCTCGGAGCGCTGGGTGGCGACGTTCCTCGGCGACACGCGCAGCGCGCTGTGCGTCGacgcgccgcccgccgcccTCGCGCGCTGCTCCCGCCACACGCTGCTGCGGCACCTCGCCGCGCTGGCGCCGCTCCACTGCCGCAAGTACAG GCCCACACCAGACATGAGCCAATCAGAATCAAGCGCAGCAGCAGAGTCAGAAAGCCCCCCACCTCCCCCCTACACGACATCCGATATTGTACTAAAGGACTCCCTCAAGGAGGAGAAACCGCATAACGTCGCTATCAAATATGCGAAATCATAG